The proteins below come from a single Vidua macroura isolate BioBank_ID:100142 chromosome 17, ASM2450914v1, whole genome shotgun sequence genomic window:
- the PLCG1 gene encoding 1-phosphatidylinositol 4,5-bisphosphate phosphodiesterase gamma-1 isoform X3 yields MAAGPGAGPGAPSEAEAAQLCRSLEVGTVMTLFYSKKSQRPERKTFQVKLETRQVTWSRGSEKVEGAVDIREIKEIRPGRNSRDFDRYQEDPCFRPDHSHCFVVLYGTEFRLKTLSLQATSEDEVNMWIKGLNWLVADTLRAPTPLQIERWLRKQFYSLDRNREDRISAKDLKSMLSQVNYRVPNMRFLRERLTDVEQRNGDITYGQFAQLYRSLMFSAQKTLDVPFLERGAERSEHFRVSLLELQKFLLEYQRELWAADTLQVQEFMFNFLRDPLREIDEPYFSLDEFLTFLFSKENSIWNSQLDMVCLENMNNPLSHYWISSSHNTYLTGDQFSSESSLEAYARCLRMGCRCIELDCWDGPDGMPVIYHGHTLTTKIKFSDVLVTIKEHAFVTSDFPVILSIEDHCSIAQQRNMAQNFKKVFGDMLLTKPVDISADGLPSPNQLKRKILIKHKKLAEGSAYEELPTSVMYSENDISNSIKNGILYLEDPINHEWNPHYFVLTSSKIYYSGETTSDQGNEDEEEQKEVSNSTELHSTEKWFHGKLGAGRDGRHIAERLLTEYCIETGAPDGSFLVRESETFVGDYTLSFWRNGKVQHCRIHSRQDAGSPKFFLTDNLVFDSLYDLITHYQEVPLRCNEFEMRLTEPVPQTNAHESKEWYHANLTRAQAEHMLMRVPRDGAFLVRKRSEPSSYAISFRAEGKIKHCRVQQEGQTVLLGNSEFESLVDLISYYEKHPLYRKMKLRYPINEETLEKIGTAEPDYGALYEGRHPGFYVEANPMPTFKCAVKALFDYKAQREDELTFTKNAIIQNVEKQEGGWWRGDYGGKKQLWFPSNYVEEITSPTSLEPEREQQLDENSPLGDLLGGVLDVPSCQIAIRPEGKNNRLFVFSISMSSVSRLSLDVAADTHEDLLDWVKKIREAAQTADARLSEGKMMERRKKIALELSELVVYCRPVPFDEEKIGTERACYRDMSSFPETKAEKYVNKIKGKKFLQYNRLQLSRIYPKGQRLDSSNYDPLPMWICGSQLVALNFQTPDKPMQMNQALFMSSGQCGYVLQPTNMRDDIFDPFDKSTLRGTEPLSISIEVLGARHLPKNGRGIVCPFVEVEVSGAEYDNAKQKTEIVADNGLNPLWTPKQFHFQVSNPDFAFLRFVVYEEDMFSDENFLAQATFLVKGLKTGFRAVPLKNNYSENLELASLLVKIDIFPCKENGEINLFSASSLRERAGDGSSQLLANRGREGSFELRYQQPFEDFRVSPEQLADHFESRERRVLRRTRVNGDNRL; encoded by the exons TGGATATTCGTGAAATCAAAGAGATCCGTCCGGGCAGGAACTCCCGTGATTTTGACCGGTACCAGGAGGATCCGTGTTTCCGACCAGACCACTCTCACTGCTTCGTTGTCCTCTACGGCACGGAATTCCGGCTGAAGACCCTCAGCTTGCAAG CCACTTCTGAGGATGAGGTCAATATGTGGATCAAGGGGCTGAACTGGCTGGTGGCAGACACACTGAGGGCACCCACCCCCCTGCAGATTGAAAG GTGGCTCCGGAAGCAGTTCTACTCCCTGGATCGCAACCGGGAAGACAG GATCTCTGCCAAGGATCTGAAGAGCATGCTGTCCCAGGTCAACTACCGGGTCCCCAACATGCGGTTCCTGCGGGAGAGACTCACG gaTGTGGAGCAGAGGAACGGGGATATCACGTACGGGCAGTTTGCACAGCTCTACCGCAGCCTGATGTTCAGCGCCCAGAAAACG CTGGATGTCCCGTTCTTGGAAAG GGGTGCAGAAAGGTCTGAGCACTTCAGGGTGtcgctgctggagctgcagaagttTTTGCTGGAGTACCAGAGG gagctctgggctgcagaTACCCTTCAGGTACAGGAATTCATGTTCAACTTCCTGAGAGACCCTTTGAGGGAGATTGATGAGCCTTATTTCTCCCTGGATGAA TTTCTCACCTTCCTGTTTTCCAAAGAGAACAGCATCTGGAACTCGCAACTGGACATGGTGTGTCTGGAGAACATGAACAACCCTCTCTCCCATTACTGGATCTCCTCCTCACACAACAC GTACCTGACGGGGGATCAGTTCTCGAGCGAGTCCTCGCTGGAGGCCTACGCCCGCTGCCTGCGCATGGGCTGCCGCTGCATCGAAC TGGATTGCTGGGATGGTCCCGATGGCATGCCGGTCATCTACCACGGGCACACCTTAACCACCAAGATCAAGTTCTCTGATGTCTTGGTCACTATCAAGGAGCACGCCTTTGTCACCTCTGA TTTCCCTGTCATTCTGTCCATTGAGGACCACTGCAGCATTGCTCAGCAGAGGAACATGGCTCAGAATTTCAAGAAGGTTTTTGGAGACATGCTCTTGACCAAACCAGTCGATATCTCTGCTGATGGCCTTCCATCTCCAAACCAGCTCAAGAGGAAGATTCTCATCAAG CACAAGAAGCTGGCAGAGGGCAGCGCTTACGAGGAGCTGCCCACGTCGGTGATGTACTCAGAGAATGACATCAGTAACTCCATCAAGAATGGGATCCTCTACCTGGAAGACCCCATCAATCAC GAGTGGAACCCACATTACTTTGTGCTGACCAGCAGCAAGATCTATTATTCTGGGGAGACAACCAGTGACCAAGGAAACGAGGATGAGGAAGAGCAAAAGGAG GTGAGCAACAGCACCGAGCTTCACTCCACGGAGAAGTGGTTCCACGGGAAGCTGGGAGCGGGCCGTGACGGGCGGCACATCGCGGAGCGGCTGCTGACGGAATATTGCATCGAGACAGGGGCCCCCGACGGCTCCTTCCTCGTCAGGGAGAGCGAGACCTTCGTCGGAGACTACACCCTCTCCTTCTG GCGCAATGGGAAGGTGCAGCACTGCCGGATCCACTCGCGGCAGGACGCCGGCAGCCCCAAGTTCTTCCTGACGGACAACCTGGTGTTCGACAGCCTCTACGACCTCATCACCCACTACCAGGAGGTGCCACTGAGGTGCAACGAGTTTGAGATGAGGCTGACAGAGCCAGTGCCGCAGACCAATGCCCACGAGAGCAAAGA GTGGTACCACGCCAACCTCACGCGGGCCCAAGCCGAGCACATGCTGATGCGGGTGCCCCGCGACGGAGCCTTCCTGGTGCGCAAGAGGAGCGAGCCCAGCTCCTACGCCATCTCCTTCAG GGCAGAAGGGAAGATCAAGCACTGCCGGGTGCAGCAGGAGGGCCAGACTGTGCTGCTGGGCAACTCCGAGTTCGAGAGCCTGGTGGACTTGATCAGCTACTACGAGAAACACCCGCTGTACCGCAAGATGAAGCTGCGCTACCCCATCAACGAGGAGACCCTGGAGAAGATTGGGACAGCG GAGCCGGACTATGGAGCCCTGTACGAGGGACGCCATCCTGGGTTCTATGTGGAAGCCAACCCCATGCCCACCTTCAAG TGTGCAGTCAAAGCCCTGTTTGACTACAAGGCACAGAGGGAAGACGAGCTCACCTTCACCAAAAATGCCATCATCCAGAATGTGGAGAAACAGGAAGGAGGCTG gTGGAGAGGAGATTATGGTGGCAAAAAGCAGCTGTGGTTCCCTTCCAACTATGTAGAGGAGATTACCAGTCCCACTAGCCTGGAGCCAGAGCGGGAG cagcagctggatgagAACAGCCCCCTGGGAGACCTGCTCGGAGGAGTCCTGGACGTGCCCTCCTGCCAGATCG CCATCCGCCCCGAGGGGAAGAACAACCGCCTCTTCGTCTTCTCCATCAGCATGTCCTCGGTGTCGCGCCTGTCCCTGGACGTGGCAGCCGACACGCACGAGGACCTGCTGGACTGGGTGAAGAAGATCCGGGAGGCAGCTCAGACAGCTGATGCCAGG CTCTCTGAAGGGAAAAtgatggagaggagaaagaagattGCCCTGGAGCTTTCAGAACTGGTGGTCTATTGCCGACCTGTGCCCTTTGATGAAGAGA AGATCGGCACAGAGAGGGCCTGTTACCGGGACATGTCCTCCTTTCCCGAGACCAAGGCGGAAAAGTACGTCAACAAGATCAAGGGCAAGAAGTTCCTGCAGTACAACCGCCTGCAGCTCTCCCGCATCTACCCCAAGGGCCAGCGCCTCGACTCCTCCAACTACGACCCCCTGCCCATGTGGATCTGTGGCAGCCAGCTGGTGGCACTCAACTTCCAGACCCCGG ACAAGCCCATGCAGATGAACCAGGCCTTGTTCATGTCCAGTGGCCAGTGTGGGTACGTCCTGCAGCCGACCAACATGAGGGACGACATCTTTGACCCCTTTGACAAGAGCACGTTGCGGGGCACAGAACCACTCTCCATCTCCATTGAG gTCCTGGGGGCTCGGCACCTTCCCAAAAATGGAAGGGGAATTGTTTGTCCTTTCGTGGAGGTGGAGGTGTCTGGTGCTGAGTATGACAACGCCAAGCAGAAAACAGAGATCGTGG CTGACAACGGCCTGAACCCTCTCTGGACCCCGAAGCAGTTCCACTTTCAGGTCAGCAACCCTGACTTTGCCTTCCTTCGCTTCGTGGTGTATGAGGAGGACATGTTCAGCGACGAGAACTTCCTGGCTCAGGCCACCTTCCTGGTGAAAGGCTTGAAGACAG GTTTCCGAGCTGTTCCCCTCAAGAACAACTACAGCGAGAACCTGGAGCTGGCTTCTCTGCTTGTCAAGATAGACATTTTCCCTTGCAAG GAAAATGGCGAAATAAACCTCTTCAGTGCTTCATCCCTACGGGAACGAGCAGGGGATGGCTCCAGCCAGCTGCTGGCAAACAGAGGCAGAGAGGGCTCCTTTGAGTTGCGGTACCAGCAGCCTTTCGAGGATTTCCgtgtgtccccagagcagctcgCTGACCACTTTGAGAGCCGGGAGCGAAG GGTACTGCGGAGGACCCGGGTCAACGGGGACAACCGGCTGTAG
- the PLCG1 gene encoding 1-phosphatidylinositol 4,5-bisphosphate phosphodiesterase gamma-1 isoform X1: MAAGPGAGPGAPSEAEAAQLCRSLEVGTVMTLFYSKKSQRPERKTFQVKLETRQVTWSRGSEKVEGAVDIREIKEIRPGRNSRDFDRYQEDPCFRPDHSHCFVVLYGTEFRLKTLSLQATSEDEVNMWIKGLNWLVADTLRAPTPLQIERWLRKQFYSLDRNREDRISAKDLKSMLSQVNYRVPNMRFLRERLTDVEQRNGDITYGQFAQLYRSLMFSAQKTLDVPFLERGAERSEHFRVSLLELQKFLLEYQRELWAADTLQVQEFMFNFLRDPLREIDEPYFSLDEFLTFLFSKENSIWNSQLDMVCLENMNNPLSHYWISSSHNTYLTGDQFSSESSLEAYARCLRMGCRCIELDCWDGPDGMPVIYHGHTLTTKIKFSDVLVTIKEHAFVTSDFPVILSIEDHCSIAQQRNMAQNFKKVFGDMLLTKPVDISADGLPSPNQLKRKILIKHKKLAEGSAYEELPTSVMYSENDISNSIKNGILYLEDPINHEWNPHYFVLTSSKIYYSGETTSDQGNEDEEEQKEVSNSTELHSTEKWFHGKLGAGRDGRHIAERLLTEYCIETGAPDGSFLVRESETFVGDYTLSFWRNGKVQHCRIHSRQDAGSPKFFLTDNLVFDSLYDLITHYQEVPLRCNEFEMRLTEPVPQTNAHESKEWYHANLTRAQAEHMLMRVPRDGAFLVRKRSEPSSYAISFRAEGKIKHCRVQQEGQTVLLGNSEFESLVDLISYYEKHPLYRKMKLRYPINEETLEKIGTAEPDYGALYEGRHPGFYVEANPMPTFKCAVKALFDYKAQREDELTFTKNAIIQNVEKQEGGWWRGDYGGKKQLWFPSNYVEEITSPTSLEPEREQQLDENSPLGDLLGGVLDVPSCQIAIRPEGKNNRLFVFSISMSSVSRLSLDVAADTHEDLLDWVKKIREAAQTADARLSEGKMMERRKKIALELSELVVYCRPVPFDEEKIGTERACYRDMSSFPETKAEKYVNKIKGKKFLQYNRLQLSRIYPKGQRLDSSNYDPLPMWICGSQLVALNFQTPDKPMQMNQALFMSSGQCGYVLQPTNMRDDIFDPFDKSTLRGTEPLSISIEVLGARHLPKNGRGIVCPFVEVEVSGAEYDNAKQKTEIVADNGLNPLWTPKQFHFQVSNPDFAFLRFVVYEEDMFSDENFLAQATFLVKGLKTGFRAVPLKNNYSENLELASLLVKIDIFPCKQENGEINLFSASSLRERAGDGSSQLLANRGREGSFELRYQQPFEDFRVSPEQLADHFESRERRVLRRTRVNGDNRL; this comes from the exons TGGATATTCGTGAAATCAAAGAGATCCGTCCGGGCAGGAACTCCCGTGATTTTGACCGGTACCAGGAGGATCCGTGTTTCCGACCAGACCACTCTCACTGCTTCGTTGTCCTCTACGGCACGGAATTCCGGCTGAAGACCCTCAGCTTGCAAG CCACTTCTGAGGATGAGGTCAATATGTGGATCAAGGGGCTGAACTGGCTGGTGGCAGACACACTGAGGGCACCCACCCCCCTGCAGATTGAAAG GTGGCTCCGGAAGCAGTTCTACTCCCTGGATCGCAACCGGGAAGACAG GATCTCTGCCAAGGATCTGAAGAGCATGCTGTCCCAGGTCAACTACCGGGTCCCCAACATGCGGTTCCTGCGGGAGAGACTCACG gaTGTGGAGCAGAGGAACGGGGATATCACGTACGGGCAGTTTGCACAGCTCTACCGCAGCCTGATGTTCAGCGCCCAGAAAACG CTGGATGTCCCGTTCTTGGAAAG GGGTGCAGAAAGGTCTGAGCACTTCAGGGTGtcgctgctggagctgcagaagttTTTGCTGGAGTACCAGAGG gagctctgggctgcagaTACCCTTCAGGTACAGGAATTCATGTTCAACTTCCTGAGAGACCCTTTGAGGGAGATTGATGAGCCTTATTTCTCCCTGGATGAA TTTCTCACCTTCCTGTTTTCCAAAGAGAACAGCATCTGGAACTCGCAACTGGACATGGTGTGTCTGGAGAACATGAACAACCCTCTCTCCCATTACTGGATCTCCTCCTCACACAACAC GTACCTGACGGGGGATCAGTTCTCGAGCGAGTCCTCGCTGGAGGCCTACGCCCGCTGCCTGCGCATGGGCTGCCGCTGCATCGAAC TGGATTGCTGGGATGGTCCCGATGGCATGCCGGTCATCTACCACGGGCACACCTTAACCACCAAGATCAAGTTCTCTGATGTCTTGGTCACTATCAAGGAGCACGCCTTTGTCACCTCTGA TTTCCCTGTCATTCTGTCCATTGAGGACCACTGCAGCATTGCTCAGCAGAGGAACATGGCTCAGAATTTCAAGAAGGTTTTTGGAGACATGCTCTTGACCAAACCAGTCGATATCTCTGCTGATGGCCTTCCATCTCCAAACCAGCTCAAGAGGAAGATTCTCATCAAG CACAAGAAGCTGGCAGAGGGCAGCGCTTACGAGGAGCTGCCCACGTCGGTGATGTACTCAGAGAATGACATCAGTAACTCCATCAAGAATGGGATCCTCTACCTGGAAGACCCCATCAATCAC GAGTGGAACCCACATTACTTTGTGCTGACCAGCAGCAAGATCTATTATTCTGGGGAGACAACCAGTGACCAAGGAAACGAGGATGAGGAAGAGCAAAAGGAG GTGAGCAACAGCACCGAGCTTCACTCCACGGAGAAGTGGTTCCACGGGAAGCTGGGAGCGGGCCGTGACGGGCGGCACATCGCGGAGCGGCTGCTGACGGAATATTGCATCGAGACAGGGGCCCCCGACGGCTCCTTCCTCGTCAGGGAGAGCGAGACCTTCGTCGGAGACTACACCCTCTCCTTCTG GCGCAATGGGAAGGTGCAGCACTGCCGGATCCACTCGCGGCAGGACGCCGGCAGCCCCAAGTTCTTCCTGACGGACAACCTGGTGTTCGACAGCCTCTACGACCTCATCACCCACTACCAGGAGGTGCCACTGAGGTGCAACGAGTTTGAGATGAGGCTGACAGAGCCAGTGCCGCAGACCAATGCCCACGAGAGCAAAGA GTGGTACCACGCCAACCTCACGCGGGCCCAAGCCGAGCACATGCTGATGCGGGTGCCCCGCGACGGAGCCTTCCTGGTGCGCAAGAGGAGCGAGCCCAGCTCCTACGCCATCTCCTTCAG GGCAGAAGGGAAGATCAAGCACTGCCGGGTGCAGCAGGAGGGCCAGACTGTGCTGCTGGGCAACTCCGAGTTCGAGAGCCTGGTGGACTTGATCAGCTACTACGAGAAACACCCGCTGTACCGCAAGATGAAGCTGCGCTACCCCATCAACGAGGAGACCCTGGAGAAGATTGGGACAGCG GAGCCGGACTATGGAGCCCTGTACGAGGGACGCCATCCTGGGTTCTATGTGGAAGCCAACCCCATGCCCACCTTCAAG TGTGCAGTCAAAGCCCTGTTTGACTACAAGGCACAGAGGGAAGACGAGCTCACCTTCACCAAAAATGCCATCATCCAGAATGTGGAGAAACAGGAAGGAGGCTG gTGGAGAGGAGATTATGGTGGCAAAAAGCAGCTGTGGTTCCCTTCCAACTATGTAGAGGAGATTACCAGTCCCACTAGCCTGGAGCCAGAGCGGGAG cagcagctggatgagAACAGCCCCCTGGGAGACCTGCTCGGAGGAGTCCTGGACGTGCCCTCCTGCCAGATCG CCATCCGCCCCGAGGGGAAGAACAACCGCCTCTTCGTCTTCTCCATCAGCATGTCCTCGGTGTCGCGCCTGTCCCTGGACGTGGCAGCCGACACGCACGAGGACCTGCTGGACTGGGTGAAGAAGATCCGGGAGGCAGCTCAGACAGCTGATGCCAGG CTCTCTGAAGGGAAAAtgatggagaggagaaagaagattGCCCTGGAGCTTTCAGAACTGGTGGTCTATTGCCGACCTGTGCCCTTTGATGAAGAGA AGATCGGCACAGAGAGGGCCTGTTACCGGGACATGTCCTCCTTTCCCGAGACCAAGGCGGAAAAGTACGTCAACAAGATCAAGGGCAAGAAGTTCCTGCAGTACAACCGCCTGCAGCTCTCCCGCATCTACCCCAAGGGCCAGCGCCTCGACTCCTCCAACTACGACCCCCTGCCCATGTGGATCTGTGGCAGCCAGCTGGTGGCACTCAACTTCCAGACCCCGG ACAAGCCCATGCAGATGAACCAGGCCTTGTTCATGTCCAGTGGCCAGTGTGGGTACGTCCTGCAGCCGACCAACATGAGGGACGACATCTTTGACCCCTTTGACAAGAGCACGTTGCGGGGCACAGAACCACTCTCCATCTCCATTGAG gTCCTGGGGGCTCGGCACCTTCCCAAAAATGGAAGGGGAATTGTTTGTCCTTTCGTGGAGGTGGAGGTGTCTGGTGCTGAGTATGACAACGCCAAGCAGAAAACAGAGATCGTGG CTGACAACGGCCTGAACCCTCTCTGGACCCCGAAGCAGTTCCACTTTCAGGTCAGCAACCCTGACTTTGCCTTCCTTCGCTTCGTGGTGTATGAGGAGGACATGTTCAGCGACGAGAACTTCCTGGCTCAGGCCACCTTCCTGGTGAAAGGCTTGAAGACAG GTTTCCGAGCTGTTCCCCTCAAGAACAACTACAGCGAGAACCTGGAGCTGGCTTCTCTGCTTGTCAAGATAGACATTTTCCCTTGCAAG CAGGAAAATGGCGAAATAAACCTCTTCAGTGCTTCATCCCTACGGGAACGAGCAGGGGATGGCTCCAGCCAGCTGCTGGCAAACAGAGGCAGAGAGGGCTCCTTTGAGTTGCGGTACCAGCAGCCTTTCGAGGATTTCCgtgtgtccccagagcagctcgCTGACCACTTTGAGAGCCGGGAGCGAAG GGTACTGCGGAGGACCCGGGTCAACGGGGACAACCGGCTGTAG